A DNA window from Pyrus communis chromosome 3, drPyrComm1.1, whole genome shotgun sequence contains the following coding sequences:
- the LOC137730236 gene encoding ABC transporter D family member 2, chloroplastic-like, whose product MMRRRERSNDVESSPGRCAAASGSTVLPPVPPATEKQREAPKLRPLLRRFWKVAAPYWSSDDKVQARIRLAVVLALTLATTGISVCFNFLGRDFYNAIADKNQKQFTKQLLYYLAAFAGGIPIFVLRYYARQTLSLRWRAWMTKYYLDRYLSNQTFYKIQSQSIIDNPDQRIVDDLKSFTESALYFSVTLFSAVIDLISFSNILFSIYPPLFVVLFVYSIGGTVISIFLGKNLVSLNFMQEKKEADFRYGLVRVRENAESIAFYSGEANEMQFLLQRFTSALKNMSKLLICSRNLEFFTSGYSFLIQIIPAAVVAPMYFSGKIAFGVINQSVSAFSHILADFSLIVYQFETISAFAAVIDRLGEFDNLLDSSNPKHHSDPSEGISLIYSNVKSLPEPESNGSIPIEKLQKLVDIEHLTVETPSGTALVRNLSLVINKNEHLLVTGPSGSGKTSLLRAMCGLWSTGKGKIIFYVKDVEDNQPSISSGVVALEVDTGSDKYGELGRPSNRNYEGIFFLPQKPYMVLGTLRQQLLYPTWAEDAISTADGTKPTGMDLNGSLPFLKQAPKSEHTSQKPSKPTTEDLIQVLEDVRLSYILSRFSSLDTSHEWSSVLSLGEQQRLAFARLLLSKPQLVILDESTSALDEANEVHLYQQIEKAGITYISVGHRQTLYDFHKKNLRISTKEPSSAEPNWSIESIDRETV is encoded by the exons ATgatgaggaggagagagaggagcaaCGACGTCGAATCATCACCTGGGCGCTGTGCAGCCGCCTCGGGCTCTACAGTGCTGCCGCCAGTTCCGCCAGCTACAGAAAAG CAAAGGGAGGCGCCTAAACTGCGACCGCTTCTCCGAAGATTCTGGAAGGTGGCGGCTCCCTATTGGTCCTCCGATGACAAGGTGCAAGCGAGGATCCGGCTCGCCGTAGTCTTAGCTCTCACTCTCGCCACCACCGGTATCAGCGTCTGCTTCAATTTCCTCGGCCGCGACTTCTATAACGCCATTGCCG ACAAGAACCAAAAACAATTCACGAAGCAGCTGCTTTACTACTTAGCTGCATTCGCTGGTGGAATTCCG ATTTTTGTGTTGCGATATTATGCAAGACAAACTCTTTCTTTGAGGTGGAGAGCTTGGATGACAAAATATTACCTGGATCGTTACCTAAGCAACCAAACCTTTTATAAAATTCAATCCCAATCAATCATTGATAATCCAGATCAACGCATTGTTGATGATCTAAAATCGTTCACAGAGAGTGCGCTATACTTCTCCGTAACACTTTTCAGTGCTGTGATAGATCTCATCTCGTTTAGTAACATCTTATTCAGTATCTATCCTCCGCTGTTTGTTGTTCTATTTGTATATTCAATTGGCGGAACAGTCATAAGTATCTTTCTTGGAAAG AATCTGGTTTCTTTAAACTTCATGCAAGAGAAAAAGGAAGCTGATTTTCGTTATGGACTTGTGCGCGTCAGAGAAAATGCTGAATCCATTGCTTTCTATAGTGGTGAAGCAAATGAAATGCAATTTTTGCTGCAACGCTTCACAAGTgctttaaaaaatatgagc AAATTGTTGATATGTTCGAGAAATCTCGAGTTTTTCACTAGTGGATACAGCTTTCTCATTCAGATTATTCCCGCTGCTGTTGTTGCTCCTATGTATTTCTCAGGCAAAATTGCGTTTGGTGTCATTAATCAGTCAGTATCTGCTTTCAGTCATATTCTTGCGGACTTCTCCCTTATTGTCTACCAATTTGAGACTATCAGTGCATTTGCAGCTGTAATTGATCGACTTG GTGAATTTGACAATCTATTGGATAGCAGCAATCCGAAACACCATTCTGACCCCTCAGAAGGGATAAGTCTGATATATAGTAACGTCAAAAGTTTACCGGAACCGGAGTCAAATGGATCCATTCCCATAGAAAAGCTACAAAAGTTAGTGGATATAGAGCACTTGACCGTGGAGACTCCAAGTGGTACTGCATTGGTTAGGAATTTATCGTTGGTAATCAACAAGAATGAGCATTTATTG GTAACAGGGCCAAGTGGGAGCGGTAAAACATCTTTGTTAAGAGCTATGTGTGGTCTTTGGAGTactggaaaaggaaaaatcataTTCTATGTGAAGGACGTTGAAGATAATCAACCGTCCATTTCTTCTGGTGTAGTAGCTCTTGAGGTAGATACTGGTAGTGATAAATATGGGGAACTTGGAAGGCCCTCAAATAGGAATTATGAAGGCATATTTTTCCTTCCTCAAAAACCATATATGGTATTGGGAACACTTCGCCAACAATTGCTTTATCCTACATGGGCTGAGGATGCGATTTCCACAGCCGACGGTACTAAACCAACTGGTATGGACTTAAAC GGGTCACTTCCTTTCTTGAAGCAGGCACCAAAATCAGAACATACGAGTCAAAAGCCTAGTAAGCCCACAACGGAGGACCTGATACAAGTTTTGGAGGATGTCCGACTTAGCTATATATTATCCCGATTCAGTAGTTTGGATACTTCACATGAATGGTCTAGTGTTCTCTCCCTTGGAGAGCAGCAACGCCTTGCATTTGCACGTTTACTGCTTTCGAAACCACAATTAGTTATACTGGATGAATCTACCAGTGCTTTAGATGAAGCCAACGAG GTTCATTTATATCAGCAGATTGAAAAGGCAGGCATAACATATATAAGCGTTGGCCACCGGCAAACTCTATACGACTTCCACAAGAAGAACTTACGGATCTCCACCAAGGAACCCAGCAGCGCCGAACCCAATTGGAGCATTGAATCCATCGATCGAGAAACAGTATAA
- the LOC137729711 gene encoding ABC transporter D family member 2, chloroplastic-like, translating to MEKMIMQVQQTYSVSLCSSSAYNSANRRRCRQIGVRVSDGVERGATMSYANWLLFPRFPSLSTVSTTSRSSSNWMMRRRESSNDVESSPSSSRSSGRCAAASGSAPPPPFPPDTEKQREVPELQTLLRRFWKVAAPYWSSSDKVQARIQLAVVFALTLAATGINVGFSFLRRDFYNALANKNQEQFTKQLLYNLGAFAFGITIFVLRYYARQTLSLRWRAWMTKHYMDRYLSNQAFYKIQSQSIIDNPDQRIVDDLSSFTETALYFSLTLLNAVVDLISFSNILFSIYPPLFVVLFVYSIGGTAIGIYLGKDLVSLNFMQEKKEADFRYGLVRVRENAESIAFYSGEANEMQLLLQRFTSAFKNMSKLLISSRNLEVFTSGYSYLIHILPAAVVAPMYFSGKIELGVIDQSTSAFNHILADLSLIVYRIDTISAFAAVIDRLGEFDDLLDSSNLERHSDPSEGISLIYSNVKSLPEPESNGSIPIQKQQKLVDIEHLTVETPSGTALVRNLSLVINKNEHLLVTGPSGSGKTSLLRAMSGLFSTGKGKIIFHVNYGEDKQPSISSGVVALEVDTGSDKYGELRRPSNRNYKGIFFLPQRPYMVLGTLRQQLLYPTWAEDAISTADGTKPTGSLPFLTQAPNSKHTSEKRSKPTTEDLIQVLEDVRLGYILSRFNSLDTSYEWSSVLSLGEQQRLAFARLLLSKPQLVLLDESTSALDEANEVHLYQQIEKAGITYISVGHRQTLYDFHKQNLRISTAEPSSAEPNWSIESINRETLYNL from the exons atggaaaaaatgaTTATGCAGGTACAACAAACATACTCTGTCTCACTCTGCTCCTCCTCCGCCTATAACTCCGCCAACCGCCGCCGTTGCCGCCAAATTGGAGTGAGAGTGAGCGACGGAGTCGAAAGAGGAGCAACGATGTCGTATGCTAATTGGCTCCTCTTCCCCAGATTTCCATCATTGTCCACCGTGTCCACCACTAGCAGAAGCAGCAGCAATTGGATgatgaggaggagagagagcaGCAACGACGTCGAATCATCACCTTCTTCTTCGAGATCTTCTGGGCGCTGTGCAGCCGCCTCGGGTTCTGCACCGCCGCCGCCATTTCCGCCAGATACAGAAAAg CAGAGGGAGGTGCCTGAACTGCAGACGCTTCTCCGAAGATTCTGGAAGGTGGCGGCTCCCTATTGGTCCTCCTCCGACAAGGTGCAAGCGAGGATCCAGCTCGCCGTAGTCTTCGCTCTCACTCTCGCCGCCACCGGCATCAACGTCGGCTTCAGTTTCCTCCGTCGCGACTTCTATAACGCCCTTgcca ACAAGAACCAAGAACAATTCACGAAGCAGCTGCTTTACAACTTGGGTGCATTTGCTTTTGGAATTACG ATTTTTGTGTTGCGATATTATGCAAGACAAACTCTTTCGTTGAGGTGGAGAGCTTGGATGACAAAACATTACATGGACCGTTACCTAAGCAACCAAGCCTTTTATAAAATTCAATCCCAGTCAATCATTGATAATCCAGATCAGCGCATTGTTGATGATCTAAGTTCGTTCACAGAAACTGCCCTATACTTCTCCTTAACACTTCTCAATGCTGTGGTAGATCTCATTTCGTTCAGTAACATCTTATTCAGTATCTATCCTCCGCTGTTTGTTGTTCTATTTGTATATTCAATTGGTGGAACAGCTATAGGTATCTATCTTGGAAAG GATTTGGTTTCTTTAAACTTCATGCAAGAGAAAAAGGAAGCTGATTTTCGTTATGGACTTGTGCGCGTCAGAGAAAATGCTGAATCCATTGCTTTCTACAGTGGTGAAGCAAATGAAATGCAACTTCTGCTACAACGCTTCACAAGTGCTTTCAAAAATATGAGT AAATTGTTGATAAGTTCAAGAAATCTCGAGGTTTTCACCAGTGGATACAGCTATCTTATTCATATTCTTCCCGCTGCTGTTGTTGCCCCCATGTATTTCTCAGGCAAAATTGAGTTGGGTGTCATTGATCAGTCAACATCTGCTTTCAATCATATTCTTGCAGACTTGTCCCTTATTGTCTACAGAATTGATACTATCAGTGCATTTGCAGCTGTAATTGATCGACTTG GTGAATTTGATGATCTGTTGGATAGCAGCAACTTGGAACGTCATTCTGACCCCTCAGAAGGGATAAGTTTGATATATAGCAACGTTAAAAGCTTACCAGAACCGGAGTCAAATGGATCCATTCCCATACAAAAGCAACAAAAGTTAGTGGATATAGAGCACTTGACTGTGGAGACTCCAAGTGGCACTGCATTGGTTAGGAATTTATCGTTGGTAATCAACAAGAATGAGCATTTATTG GTAACAGGACCAAGTGGGAGCGGTAAAACATCTTTGTTAAGAGCTATGTCTGGTCTTTTTAGTAccggaaaaggaaaaatcataTTCCATGTGAACTACGGAGAAGACAAGCAACCATCCATTTCCTCTGGTGTAGTAGCTCTTGAGGTAGATACTGGTAGTGATAAATATGGGGAACTTCGGAGGCCCTCAAATAGGAATTATAAGGGCATATTTTTCCTTCCTCAAAGACCATATATGGTATTGGGAACACTTCGCCAACAGTTGCTTTATCCGACATGGGCTGAGGATGCAATTTCCACAGCGGACGGTACTAAACCAACTG GGTCACTTCCTTTCTTAACGCAGGCACCAAATTCGAAACATACGAGTGAAAAGCGTAGTAAGCCCACAACAGAGGACCTGATACAGGTTTTGGAGGATGTCCGACTTGGCTATATATTATCCCGATTCAACAGTTTGGATACTTCATATGAATGGTCTAGTGTTCTCTCCCTTGGAGAGCAGCAACGCCTTGCATTTGCTCGTTTACTGCTTTCGAAACCACAATTGGTTCTACTGGATGAGTCTACCAGTGCTTTAGATGAAGCCAATGAG GTTCATTTATATCAGCAGATTGAAAAGGCAGGCATAACATATATAAGCGTCGGTCACCGGCAAACTCTTTACGACTTCCACAAGCAGAACTTACGGATCTCCACCGCGGAACCCAGTAGCGCCGAACCCAATTGGAGCATTGAATCCATCAATCGAGAAACATTatacaacttatga